The sequence below is a genomic window from Cicer arietinum cultivar CDC Frontier isolate Library 1 chromosome 6, Cicar.CDCFrontier_v2.0, whole genome shotgun sequence.
AAGAAAATCAATGTTTAACAACAGGATTTActcttgatttaattcttaaTTGTATTGATAAATATACGTATTTACGGATATCATAATGTATGTGTATGTATAATTGTGTATAGTTTAGATAAAATTACATTGTTGAGGGAACATGAGTGTCAAGTTTTAAATTCAAACAGTAGGATAAGATGCTTGCATTGCAATTCCACAAAGTCCTTCAGCAGCATCAACTCCCCTCTGCATCCTAATGTAACCTTGTTCACCCCAATCAGTGCCCCATGAGTTCTTAACCAACCAATACTTGGTTCCATCATTACTGACACCATATCCCACCGCAGTGACTCCGTGATCCAACTCAGTTCCACATGAACCTGTAAAGACAccacttttataaaattgaaagtcAGACCCACTAGCATCAATGGCTACAGAAATTGGTTGATTTGCCACAGCTTTTTGTAATGCTTGCTCATTGTTTACAGGCACATCTTCATAACCAGTAATGGTAGCTGCATGGATGGATGCTTCATTTGCATTGCATGTTCCATCAACACCTTGATAAGGGTATTGAGCTTCAGTGTCGAGTCCATGATtttgaattatgaatttgaaaGCATCATCCATAAGACCACCCTCACAACCTTGGTCCACACCTTTTGTGTCACAATCAACAAGTTCTTGTTCTGACAAAGAAATCAACTTTCCAGTACTCAACTTATGAATTCCTTCAGTTGCCGCAACAGCAGAAAATGCCCAACAACATCCTATAAAAGGTAAACTCAAATTAACTAGAGGTAGatgaaaattcaattttttgtcGCATGTGAAATTAATGCATTACTTATTAGATAGATAAACACTTACCACATTGACCTTGATTTTTTACTGGTGTTACTGCTCCTTTCTTCCTCCAATCCACTGTAGATGGAACCGCACT
It includes:
- the LOC101510945 gene encoding senescence-specific cysteine protease SAG39-like, which encodes MAANNQLYYISLALFLCLGLWAIQGTSRTLQDDSMYESHEQWMRHYGKVYKDSQEKEKRSKIFTQNINYIQAFNNAGNDKAYKLGINQYADLTNEEFISSRNKFKGHMCSSIIRTTTFKYENVSAVPSTVDWRKKGAVTPVKNQGQCGCCWAFSAVAATEGIHKLSTGKLISLSEQELVDCDTKGVDQGCEGGLMDDAFKFIIQNHGLDTEAQYPYQGVDGTCNANEASIHAATITGYEDVPVNNEQALQKAVANQPISVAIDASGSDFQFYKSGVFTGSCGTELDHGVTAVGYGVSNDGTKYWLVKNSWGTDWGEQGYIRMQRGVDAAEGLCGIAMQASYPTV